The Plasmodium berghei ANKA genome assembly, chromosome: 12 genome contains a region encoding:
- a CDS encoding transcriptional coactivator ADA2, putative — MNNVYKYDELYSCALKPYANNAISNYYLNNTENLIKYYEYLIRLHIIYRFLIKHGETLNKKALKDDHNDLYKYVNNQNKNNVNTIQINNNDNGNKNRNKIINNNNDEINFNVNNIRNIINNSQKCNNAATNMYIISRGFYNNINENKLVKCDSVYHDMPFYNNQIINREISNFLKEGRIKLLNGQYTDNNFVFKYKKNIICNNVNSKSHKIKGFVILNGSKKKAKISNMTYNAIETNKNGKVNEKKQKFIHPNFPFFIHQIKSIVTFKNFQKDIFLYNMLNDFKEVVYINKMIMCRKYHFILNKNIKLVIISDEIKKFGMFKCTFEIKKISNKFIFHLIYIDKNIYQFINYFLCKKYVRLIKTGTINILNNIISDNIKYNKNKNEEYGFMIINPFKYNLFENFLKIFRKLIHNMKKKNYTTINIIELIREEIIKMENSCISSFYPYKINDTNVFILCHNIFKLIKRYISAKNKFSLPSKNNIRHVKYIYKIFLFFLFNMLKQYSIIYNEMKLKIFLNIEEDIDRYKFCSQNKKTIFNIKPIFPYINNFKCDKKYTKLLNKFEHNLKRIIKSEINNDKKNSPRCCSNMNDGDNKNYNYSNNNYSNNNNSRDVNNNNLGNYDGNQFFGNSNDGMDSGGTGDGGDDNSNSNNHNNNGNNYYDSDEEDEKRKNGNKNNLEEKLKNGNTYNNDMNNGDYNNIDDNINKNSDMFVSNFSNMENKVDSRFNRNPSASLSDKEGMMPEGITDMNNQNLNNIHFINNKNIKNMMNTTGMISHGGGSVEINNNRIGNPSLNQIMNLNNNSSNAYMPSDSLMHDMKQSSHLLKPKQNLYNIGTQNLVDNNKNDNNKLNNPTQGNRNNGNNIVPSNFMQNSLHQQFQIQQQLNLQQLLHEQNMHQYNMMQGSQGKYSNQPQLQKQGNNAPLLNIPQMVPVNPNDQRNVMVSQKIPRNPITSVNSAEPANNSQRNSTTGINSSLISNQVNHVNPVSMKFAYKGNNPSQNINNSNITGMNAPQHLQQVHQQQPMQHLQQPQRNGLQANPANKSNMQHNLMQIHPQNSQYMMQGKNANSQQLMQQPQQNLQKVQHQLFQYAQGIQQQMIPPQKNMNTVSMNPQMNRQQNHIPSMGGGNTASTPHGSLNQQNIPQFMHNNNSVHVYQPHNASFLQRSPTPGQPVSHQQIPFEWMHNPYLQQQCLLQQCHLTPQQLYIQQQQKQQNLLQQKQQTMIQHQQQGIPSILVNQQKQGGMQMHHNNPQQQMQLLAIQHMNFPFKENVPVNVHHQIYKDNIIGINTNFDSMQNLNEMQRVNDEMMKGKLLSISNNNNSNNNNNNNNNNNNNNNNNNNNNNTIEGVPEDDIFDSNYHCDICNKDITHTIRIRCADCVDFDLCINCFSSGKEIKSEKCEHYNYHNYIPIPKYDFPLYKLNWSAEEELLLLDGISKYGFGNWEQVADLVNSVAKIPKTNKECETHYYNYYLKSNCAPLPDNKRLLIKPNGSPYDIEHVIEKDINENEDYVQTKNKKNTRTQIIGYWPLRGDFDIEYDNDAELLLADMEFKESDLPQQKELKLQVLEIYNSKLDERIYRKRTVIERGLLDTKSQLQKDKKRTKEEKELYTALKPLSRFLSPQHHEYFIQLLLEEQKLRQRLTKLQEWKTLGLQNIEQVQEYEVEKNRRAKESIKQQQENTDNKITKSFKSSKNEYKIKSEELEENNDKKLNIETFLALDLLNEKEVAFCKDMKLPILFFLLIKRLLIMEVSNTNISMLKDINELKLKGYKVGQLYDFFLSFDLNQKDENLISDIAGEGVDDNFDDKYPHFKRGEEKKKRGRPHIDFNSVDGIEKNEMNDHNIGTGANTQSGNYNNANGYNNKIDNSKNSIHINNIEDDNSKSYSIHNDNSANLETNKISEKNDDDQCKNNDDNILNDKNSSNNNENNNNLYLSEKNNSKLNDMNEVEEIGERGRDKKNKKDEKKNSQLLDTSKNSDLFNGLEQQSLNSQENLSKKKKKSPQKRNSINEQEKAENTKTTNDTEKETTMNYNSDNGGDDSNNNNSNNNNNNSNNNNNNNNNNNNNNNNNNNNNNNNNNNNNSNNNNNNNSNNSNNNSNNNSNNNNNNNSNNNNNNNNNNSNNNNNSNNNSNNNSNNNSNNNNSNNNNNNNSNNNNNNSNSNSNNSNNKGKKKSNLKKKTNYIFNDTTNNANKNVQTKKGNDNSMASEKEGSVYSTSLSNNNNSDSLLNKGEKKALTKNDDSINITNGEINVKRKGSNSKSKKGNIEYELNGKDSKNNCHIDIKNENIVAEDIFESTIDADDKIKKDKRLASNNTIASTSSILSKNDKQKKNPKSKNDHNVSTDIMSSSSVESTKDRDKKSKNNDESSKKKTNKKRTLSSLIFSAKKAMKL, encoded by the coding sequence atgaataatgtgtataaatatgatgaGTTATATTCATGTGCATTAAAACCATATGCAAACAATGCAATTagtaattattatttaaataatacagAAAActtgataaaatattatgagtATTTGATTCGGCTTCATATCATTTACAGatttttgataaaacaTGGGGAAACgctaaataaaaaagcaTTAAAAGACGACCATAATgatttgtataaatatgtaaacaatcaaaataaaaacaatgtGAATACTATCCAAATTAATAACAACGATAATGGTAATAAAAAtcgaaataaaattattaataataacaatgatgagataaattttaatgttaataatattagaaatataataaataattctcAAAAATGTAACAATGCTGCtacaaatatgtatattatatctaGAGGTTTCtataataacataaatgaaaataaactGGTAAAATGCGATTCAGTATATCATGATATGccattttataataatcaaattataaatcgAGAAATAagtaattttttgaaagaAGGAAGAATTAAACTTTTGAATGGTCAATATActgataataattttgttttcaaatataaaaaaaatattatttgtaataATGTAAATAGCAAAagtcataaaataaaagggtttgttattttaaatggttcaaaaaaaaaagcaaaaataTCAAACATGACATATAATGCAAtagaaacaaataaaaatggaaaggtaaatgaaaaaaaacaaaaatttattcATCCCAATttcccattttttatacatcaaataaaatcaattgttacatttaaaaatttccAAAAGGATATCttcttatataatatgttaaACGATTTCAAAGAAGTGGTCTATATCaacaaaatgataatgtgccgaaaatatcattttattttgaataaaaatattaagtTAGTTATTATATCAGAtgaaataaagaaatttgGAATGTTTAAGTGCACTTTTGaaattaagaaaatatcgaataaatttatttttcatttaatatatatagacaaaaatatttatcaatttattaactattttttatgtaaaaaatatgtaaggCTTATAAAAACAGGGactattaatatattaaacaatataataagtgacaacattaaatataataaaaataagaatgAGGAATATGGATTCATGATAATAAAtccttttaaatataatttgtttgaaaattttcttaaaatttttagaaaattaattcataatatgaaaaaaaaaaattatactactattaatataattgaaTTAATAAGGGAagagataataaaaatggaaaatagTTGCATATCCTCTTTTTATCcttacaaaataaatgatacaaatgtattcattttatgccataatatttttaaactaATAAAACGATATATCAgtgcaaaaaataaattttcattaccctccaaaaataatataaggCATGttaaatacatttataagattttcttatttttcctttttaacATGCTCAAACAATAcagtattatatataacgaaatgaaattaaaaatatttttaaatatagaGGAAGATATTGATCgttataaattttgtagtcaaaataaaaaaacgatttttaatattaaaccCATTTTCCcatatattaacaattttaaatgtgataaaaaatatacaaaattattaaataagtttgaacataatttaaagcgtataataaaatcggaaataaataatgataaaaaaaactctCCAAGGTGTTGTAGTAATATGAACGATggagataataaaaattataattattcgAATAACAACTACtcgaataataataattctagagatgtaaataataataatttgggAAATTATGATGGTAATCAATTTTTCGGGAATAGTAATGATGGAATGGATTCAGGGGGTACAGGGGATGGAGGGGATGATAATAGCAACAGCaataatcataataataatggtaATAACTATTATGATTCAGATGAAGaagatgaaaaaagaaaaaatgggaataaaaataatttagaggaaaaattaaaaaacggaaatacatataacaatgatatgaataatggagattataataatattgatgataatataaacaaaaatagtGATATGTTTGTAAgcaatttttcaaatatggaaaataaaGTAGATAGTAGGTTTAACAGAAATCCATCAGCTTCGTTAAGTGATAAAGAGGGAATGATGCCAGAAGGGATAACAGATATGaataatcaaaatttaaataatattcattttatcaacaataaaaatataaaaaatatgatgaatACCACTGGAATGATATCACATGGTGGGGGCAGTGtagaaattaataataatagaattGGAAATCCATCATTAAATCAAATTatgaatttaaataataatagtagtAATGCATATATGCCTTCTGATTCATTAATGCATGATATGAAACAATCATcacatttattaaaaccaaaacaaaatttatataatattggaACTCAAAATTTGGTTGATAATAACAAGAATGataataacaaattaaataatccTACACAAGGTAATAGaaataatggaaataatatagttCCTTCTAATTTTATGCAAAATTCATTACATCAACAGTTTCAAATCCAACAGCAATTAAATTTGCAACAGTTATTAcatgaacaaaatatgcatcaatataatatgaTGCAAGGGAGTCAAGGTAAATATTCAAATCAACCACAATTACAAAAGCAAGGAAATAATGCACCATTATTAAATATCCCACAAATGGTTCCTGTAAATCCAAATGATCAAAGAAATGTTATGGTTTCCCAAAAAATTCCAAGAAATCCGATAACTTCTGTAAATTCAGCTGAACCAGCAAATAATAGCCAAAGAAATTCGACTACAGGTATTAATTCATCGTTAATTTCTAATCAAGTTAATCATGTCAATCCAGTTTCTATGAAATTTGCATATAAAGGAAATAATCCAtctcaaaatataaataattctaaTATCACTGGTATGAATGCTCCACAACACCTTCAACAAGTACACCAACAACAACCCATGCAACATTTGCAACAACCTCAAAGAAATGGCTTACAAGCAAATCCTGCTAATAAATCTAATATGCAACATAATTTAATGCAAATACATCCACAAAATTCTCAATACATGATGCAAGGAAAAAATGCTAATTCACAACAGTTAATGCAGCAACCCCaacaaaatttacaaaaagtTCAACACCAATTATTTCAATATGCACAAGGTATACAACAACAAATGATTCCACCTCAAAAGAATATGAATACCGTATCTATGAATCCACAAATGAATAGACAACAAAATCATATACCATCAATGGGAGGCGGTAACACTGCATCAACACCTCATGGGTCGTTAAATCAACAAAATATTCCACAATTTATGCACAATAATAATTCGGTACATGTATATCAACCACATAATGCATCATTTTTACAAAGATCACCAACACCAGGACAGCCAGTTTCACATCAACAAATTCCTTTTGAATGGATGCATAATCCATATTTGCAACAACAATGTCTTCTACAACAATGTCATTTAACACCTCAACAATTGTATATTCAGCAACAACAAAAACAGCAAAATCTTTTACAACAAAAACAGCAAACAATGATTCAACATCAACAACAAGGTATACCCTCGATACTTGTGAATCAACAAAAGCAAGGAGGAATGCAGATGCATCATAATAATCCACAACAACAGATGCAACTTTTGGCAATTCAACATATGAATTTTCcatttaaagaaaatgtgCCTGTAAATGTTCATCACCAAATTTATAAAGATAATATAATTGgaataaatacaaatttcGATTCAATgcaaaatttaaatgaaatgcAAAGGGTAAACGATGAGATGATGAAAGGAAAACTATTAAGCATAtctaacaataataatagcaataataataacaataataataataacaataataataataacaataacaataataataacaataatactATAGAAGGTGTACCAGAAGatgatatatttgataGCAACTATCATTGTGATATTTGtaataaagatataacACATACTATTCGTATACGTTGTGCAGATTGTGTTGATTTTgatttatgtataaattGTTTTAGTAGCGggaaagaaataaaatctGAAAAATGTGAACATTATAATTATCACAATTATATTCCAATACCTAAGTATGATTTtccattatataaattaaattggAGTGCAGAAgaagaattattattattggaTGGAATAAGTAAATATGGTTTTGGTAATTGGGAACAAGTTGCAGATTTAGTAAATTCAGTAGCAAAAATTcctaaaacaaataaagaatGTGAAAcccattattataattattatttaaaatctAATTGTGCGCCTTTACCCGATAATAAAAGATTACTAATAAAACCAAATGGAAGTCCATATGATATTGAACATGTTATAGAAAAAGacataaatgaaaatgaagattatgtacaaacaaaaaataaaaaaaatacaagaACACAAATCATTGGCTATTGGCCATTGAGAGGCGATTTTGATATAGAATATGACAATGATGCTGAATTGTTATTAGCTGATATGGAATTTAAAGAGTCTGATTTGCCTCAAcaaaaagaattaaaattGCAAGtattagaaatatataattctaaATTAGATGAAAGAATTTATAGAAAACGAACTGTTATTGAAAGGGGCTTATTGGATACAAAGTCACAATTacaaaaagataaaaaaagaacaaaagaagaaaaagaatTGTATACTGCTCTTAAACCTTTATCTAGATTTCTATCTCCTCAGCATcatgaatattttatacaattattattagaagAACAAAAGTTGCGCCAAAGATTAACAAAATTACAAGAATGGAAAACTTTGGGGTTACAAAACATTGAACAAGTACAAGAATATGAagtggaaaaaaatagaagaGCAAAAGAATCGATAAAACAACAACAAGAAAATactgataataaaataacaaaatcttttaaaagttcaaaaaatgaatataaaattaaaagcgAAGAattagaagaaaataatgataaaaaattaaatatagaaaCATTTTTAGCTCtagatttattaaatgaaaaagaggTTGCATTTTGTAAAGATATGAAACTCCCGATATTgttctttttattaattaagCGATTGTTAATTATGGAAGTAagtaatacaaatattagCATGCTGAAAGACattaatgaattaaaattaaaggGATACAAGGTTGGGCAACTTTATGATTTTTTCCTAAGTTTTGATTTAAATCAGAAGGATGAAAATTTGATAAGCGATATTGCAGGTGAAGGTGTTGATGATAATTTTGACGACAAGTATCCACATTTTAAAAGGGGAGAAGAAAAGAAGAAAAGGGGAAGACCACATATTGATTTTAATTCAGTAGATggaatagaaaaaaatgaaatgaaTGATCATAATATTGGAACAGGGGCAAATACGCAAAGCggtaattataataatgcaaatggatataataataaaatagacaattctaaaaattcaatacatataaataatatagagGACGATAATAGCAAATCTTACTCTATACATAATGATAACTCCGCAAATTtagaaacaaataaaatcagTGAAAAAAACGATGATGAtcaatgtaaaaataatgatgataatatactaaatgataaaaatagttctaataataacgaaaacaataataatttatatttatctgaaaaaaataattcaaaattaaatgacATGAACGAAGTAGAAGAAATTGGGGAAAGAGGTagagataaaaaaaacaaaaaggatgaaaaaaaaaattcgcAATTATTAGATACATCAAAAAATAGTGATTTATTCAACGGATTGGAACAACAAAGTTTAAATAGCCAAGAAAATttatctaaaaaaaaaaaaaaaagtccCCAAAAAAGGAATAGTATAAATGAACAAGAAAAAGCAGAAAATACTAAAACCACAAATGATACAGAAAAGGAAACTACTATGAATTATAATAGCGACAATGGTGGTGAtgatagtaataataataatagtaataataataataataatagtaataataataataataataataataataataataataataataataataataataataataataataataataataataataataatagtaataataataataataataatagtaataatagtaataataatagtaataataatagtaataataataataataataatagtaataataataataataataataataataatagtaataataataataatagtaataataatagtaataataatagtaataataatagtaataataataatagtaataataataataataataatagtaataataataataataatagtaatagtaatagtaataatagtaataataaaggaaaaaaaaagtcaaatttaaaaaaaaaaactaactatatatttaacgATACTACTAACaatgcaaataaaaatgtgcaAACGAAGAAGGGAAATGATAATAGTATGGCAAGCGAAAAGGAGGGTTCTGTATATAGCACTAGtttatcaaataataacaatagcGATTCATTATTGAATAAGggtgaaaaaaaagcattaacaaaaaatgatgattctataaatattacaaaTGGAGAAATTAATGTAAAAAGAAAAGGTAGTAATAGCAAGTCAAAGAAAGGTAATATTGAATATGAATTAAATGGAAAagattcaaaaaataattgtcATATAGATatcaaaaatgaaaatattgtGGCAGAAGATATTTTTGAATCTACTATTGATGctgatgataaaataaaaaaagataaaagaTTGGCTAGTAACAATACTATAGCATCGACTTCATCTATACTAAGCAAAAAtgataaacaaaaaaaaaatcccAAATCTAAGAATGATCATAACGTAAGTACAGATATTATGTCATCATCAAGTGTAGAGTCAACAAAAGATCGTGacaaaaaaagtaaaaataatgatgaatcttctaaaaaaaaaacaaataaaaaaagaaccCTTTCTAGTTTAATATTTAGCGCAAAAAAGGCCATGAAATTGTAA
- a CDS encoding prohibitin 2 translates to MNNSQNFDIHNLRKIGKLGVTVGTILGLTSFGSWLLNNSLYNVEAGKRAIKYNRLFGLSNKIYGEGTHFLIPYFERSIIYDVRTKPRVLMSLTGSRDLQMVNITCRVLSRPNEYKLVEIYRTLGKEYDEKVLPSIINEVLKSVVAQYNASQLITQREVVSKSVRDQLVRRAKDFNILLDDASITHLSFSAEYEKAVEAKQVAQQEAERSKYIVLKAEQEKKSTIIKAQGEAEVAKLIGLAVKDNPAFMELKKIELSKEVSNIISKCQNKVMLPADSLLINFSK, encoded by the coding sequence atgaataacTCTCAAAACTTTGACATACATAACTTGAGAAAAATAGGGAAACTTGGAGTAACTGTAGGAACAATACTTGGTTTAACATCATTTGGTAGTTGGTTACTTAACAACAGTTTATATAATGTCGAAGCAGGAAAAAGagcaataaaatataatagacTATTTGGTctatcaaataaaatatatggtGAAGgaacacattttttaataccaTATTTTGAAAGATCAATTATTTATGATGTTAGAACAAAACCAAGAGTATTAATGTCCTTAACTGGTTCAAGAGATTTACAAATGGTTAATATAACATGTCGTGTATTATCCAGACctaatgaatataaattagTTGAAATTTATCGAACCTTAGGTAAAgaatatgatgaaaaagTATTACCTTCTATTATTAATGAAGTATTAAAAAGTGTAGTAGCACAATATAATGCCTCTCAATTAATTACACAAAGAGAAGTTGTAAGTAAATCAGTCAGAGATCAATTAGTTCGTCGAGCAAAAGATTTTAACATTCTACTTGATGATGCATCAATTACTCACTTAAGTTTTAGTGCCGAATATGAAAAAGCCGTTGAAGCTAAACAAGTAGCACAACAAGAAGCGGAAAgaagtaaatatattgttttaaaagcagaacaagaaaaaaaatctaCTATTATTAAAGCTCAAGGAGAAGCTGAAGTTGCTAAATTAATTGGGCTAGCTGTTAAAGATAATCCCGCTTTTAtggaattaaaaaaaatcgaattATCCAAAGAAGtttcaaatataatttcaAAATGTCAAAATAAAGTTATGTTACCTGCTGATTCATTActcattaatttttctaaataa